caaagccTGAACTAAAAAAACCATcttgaaacaaaaattcaagACACCAGTTTCAACACCAACCAGAGGTGGGAGACACTCATCCGCATGCCGCCTAAGCACAGAAAATCCACCGTGAGTACTCGTATCCGACGCAGTCAAGGTTTTGCAGAACGAGTGCACCTGAAACCTcggaggcggaggaggaggcGCCTCTTTCTCAACTGCATTCTCATCTTGCTGTACGAtaacaaacataaataaataaataaatacagtTTCTTAAAGAACAAGATCATCCTGTAATCAAAAGAATTAGTAATTAGCATTACATTAGGCTCAGGAAGAAGAGTGATCTGCGCATAAACTTCGTCAGTGTCTACCTCTGCCTGTAAAAATCTAATGTTAGCTGACAAATTCAAGACTTAGCAGCAATGAATCGAGAGAACACTACCTTTAAATCTACGTTAATAACTCGACACAGAAGCTTAGAAGGAAGATCATAAAGAGGCATCTGCTGCTCCGCCGCCTGGTTAGTCGACGCCTCCACCTATAACCatcaagaaaataacaaaattaaaattaaaaaaatcacaaaaaaaaaaaaaaattctcaattcTCGAATCTCAACCTGCTCGATGTGTCCCTGAGGGAAGTAGAAGACTCGATCATCTCGTCTAGGGACCGTCACGAGCGGACCAGCACAAGCGTGCCACAGCTCTCTATAGATTGCAGCTTCTTCATCTACTACAAGAAGACGAAGAATAGTCAGTAATAAAagtaataagtaaaaaaaaaaaaaaaaaaagtaagaaacgGTTAAGACTTACCAACACGGTTTAAATTACTCTTTTGCCCTTCCCCTGACACCACGGAGACGGCgttttctcctcctcctccgtgaTTACCTTTCACCGAAACCTCCATACCTCAAGCTCAGATCTGCTTCATCTGGTGTTCAAACAAGCCTCTACGCAAACGAAATCAACACTTGATTCCTTTTCTTCGTCTCTTATCTCAATCACCAGCTTCCTCAACGAGTACAGCCTCCAATTTCAACCTCGACTCAGAGATATAACAGCTCTCTCTCTCGGCTTCCTCTTTGTCTACTTGCTTATGGCTCTTATCGGAGTCAGAGACGGTTATTAATCGACGACGAGATCAGTgactttgtttctctctctactttctctctcttttctttttttggtatattttgtgtgtgtgtttcttcTGGGTGTGAGGCGACCAAAGGCTTAACCAGAGTAAAAAGTTTCAACCGCGGTGAACCGGCATTCGCCGGTTAACTTTCGCCTTTCACACTGGCTATTCCCGGTTTTGTAACCATTTTCGGGGGACCAGGGGTCTTCTTCGGCCTCACAATGCCAAAAGACAAGTcacgttttttattttattttactcttcatttattattaaaatatatattccttTCATTTCATAAAATGcatgttttaaagaaaaaaattgtttcagatttttttaatgcattttataataattattgaaaatttaaaaattagttacatttattgaaatttttagtAGTTGACATTTATAATCAAAAGtatgtatttataattaatatttaatgtatttgcaaaaaaaaatgcattgtTTTGAAATGGAGAAAATAGTCATTGGCATATTTAcagttttaatttcttttgtaaattaaatgaagaaatacatatttttactttaataaAAGTTATAGTAGGTTAGGTAATAACTTGGAGAACACGTAGTTGAAAATTAATCATCTGTTTTGACGCACAcaaaaaacactaaaccattAGTTGAGAGTTGAAACTATGGGAAAGAAAATCAAATGTGGTAATTAATGTCTAGATGGTGCTAATAGTATAGATTAGCAAGAAATAAAGGCAGCTTCACTTTTGTAGATGGATTACTAACGGCGTCAACACGTCGGGCTTTTATTGGCGCTAAAGAGATAACGGTGTTTGTGAAACAGAGGCGTTGATGAGAGAGGTGTTGTGTTTTCATTGGGAAATGGCCTTGTCGTGCTGTGAACAGGCAGGTCTGGGTGGGTGGACGTAAAGAGATAAGTGAATGGCTACGTGGCACCAGAGAAAAAGCGTATTTTAGCATTCTCTCACAATTCAGGTGTCATTTTCCATGCTATTCAGGCTATTGTGCGCTTAAAAGAGTTTTCATAATATTGGATTGGTCACATACAacgttcagaaaaaaaaagaattttttacaCTTGGAAACACTTCTTTATCAGTTTACAATTACATCCAAAAACACAATTCACTTGTGACACACTTTGTTGTGTGTAAAAGTCCTCAATGCCCTTTAACTAGAAACCAAGTCACTCTTCTCAATCGTGACCAAACTGAACAAAACAACAAGTATCTCATATTAAACTTCTAGCTTTACCAAATTACAAACCCTTATCCAACATAAAAATCCTAATTTCCCAACTTTCATCTTAGAGGAGATGAAAATTAAAATCCCTAATCAATCTGAAATCCGATGACTGTCGTTTCTATTCATTTTATTCAGAGACGACGAATTTATTGACGTTGCTGGTAACGAAGTCGTCGCCGTCTTGATCTGTTCTTTCGAGTCCTCTCTTCACCACCAAACTTTTCTTACCTCTGGTTCCATCTCCCAGCCATTGAGTCATTCATGGAGAGCCATGGATAGGCATCATCTGTTTCTTCTCTCTACCTTATCTCAAATCTCAATTTCAAAACCTCTCTCCTATCTCAAATCTCCTTCTCTGTTTGTGCATCCACGCAACCGATAAGTGGCGTCGTTTTCAAGCCGTTTGTGGAGGTGAAGAAGGAACTCGATCTCGTGCCTTCAAGTCCGGAGCTTTCGCTTGCTCGACATATGTACTCCCTTGAATGTGAAGCCGCAGTGAATGAGCAGGTCAATTAAGCTTCTTTTTAACCTTTTTTGTGTTGTAAGTCTCATGCATCTGAGTTTTTTTGTTGATGGGTTCTTTTACTGCAAGTTGAATACAATGTCGAGAGTTTTGTTGATAGTTCGTGTCTTGAGAGTTTTGTTGATTCTTTGATaaagcttgtgtctttatttattaattgagTTGTGTGATGTGTTGTTGCAGGTTTTTCAAGGACTCAAGTGTGGAAGAAAGAGACCACGCAAGATGTTGATGGAGTATTAGGTTCTTGGCCAATGGGTTTCATGTTGTTATTTCATTTGAGTTTCGTTTCTaacactttttttgttttggtttctcTAGTCAGCAGGAAAAACGTGGTGGGAGGGTTCAGCTAAAGCCCATGGTGATGCCTCAGTCTAAGTTTGATTACGCTGACAAAGGAGATGTTGTCTATGGTAAAGCTCTTTCTCTCTCAAGTATAAAGTATcaatgttttcatatatgtgCCTACTAGAATTTAGAGTTACTTATTAGAGTTCACAAAGGTTGTGACTTTTCATCAGCAAGGGAAAGTGAGAATATGCAAAATAATTATGAtgattttctttgtttgttgcAGCCATGGAGTTGGCTCTATCATTGGAGAAACTGGTCAATGCGAAGCTCCTATACGTTTTCTTCAAAGATGGGTTCCTAATATAACTACTAAGTTCCTCTTCAAAGATGGGTTCATGGGCATTGTGAAGTAATCAAATTATCTCTGAGAATGCTTTTCTATAGATAAACAATTTAttgtaataattatttttaccttatatatttttaatgtccatgttcacattttttatttttaaagaaatcaCAATTATAATTTACTTTTTCATACACATTTTTAATGTCCATTTCCATATTCTCTATCCACGCTTATGTGTACACGTTTTATAGTTTATACATCTCTCATTTATATTTTTCCATCCACATATCAGTCATCCATGTTTTCTGTCTAGATATCTTACATCTATCAAACACAACTTTCTATTTGCTATAGTGCCATTAACGTTCATGACTTTCTGTCCACACATTTCATGTTCATATTTTTTGTGTCTCTAACTCTGCTGTATACACTTTGGTAtctatacttttaataaatattgtGTCTCTAACTCTGTTGTATACACTTTGGCATCCACACTTTGGCATCTATACTTATATTATACAAACtgacttttttatatatatttcctttCGTTCATGCTTTTTTGTCAATTCATGTCCACATTTTTCTAtcatgtataatatatatatgtcatcatTTGCCGTATCCATGTCCACATggtttttgtataaatattaaaatatataaatatatatgaaaatggattttaaaatatagaaaaaaatttatacagTTTATTATAAcagttatatttgttttatatatctacaattttgagaaaaaagcAAATACAAACACAAGGTGAAATGAACAAtaatagaatataaaataatttgatatatatttttatatttcaacatTTATATCAAAGTGGATGTAAGAATATGCAAACCTGTTTATCCAATGTGTTTGTAACGTATAACGTAAGTCTGCTCCaactaaaattcattttaagtTTCTTCTCACTAAGGGTATAATTGTCCAAATAATAGGTTGGTCCCACCAAAATGTGCTCTACATGTGAGAAGTGTCtcttgttgtaaaaaaaagacaaaaaatgtcTTATTGTGTAATCAACTCGAAAAAAAATTGGTCACATACATAATACACTGATATACGTTTCTAGATCCTAAGTTTATGGTTCTAAGTTCTAGCTTGAAATCGACTGACTATAAATAAATTGATCCAAATTCTTATATTACTTAAACATTTTTCTTTGATTGtcaatatatgatatttttcagAATTGAACACTCATCGGATGAGGGTGTGTGGTTCAGATaccatattaaattttattgatctTTTAATCTAAAATTAACTGACAAACTAAGTGatcattcactacaagaaaacagcggtattctgacggacgttccgacggaaaatgaattcctcggaatataccgaggaatttccgaggcaattccgaggaaacacaaaatttggcttcctcggaatttcctcggaatataccgacggaattccgaggaaaattcagttcgtcggaatattccgacggaataccgaggaaaattcagttcgtcggaatattccgacggaataccgaggaaaatagTATTCCTAGGAAAAAatcgatgaattccgaggaaatattatagacgttagaaAGCCGttggggggattttaaaaattccgaggaaattccgagggcagaaaggttttcctcggaatttcctcggaatagatcttgtcgatttagggatttgattatacattccttttcctcggaatttcctcggaattttccgaggaaattccgacgacgatagagttttcctcggaattccctcggaaaattccgaggaaattccgaggaacttggggttttaaaccgaaaacaacgttttacggattgaataacacgtatataaccttcattaagtatcttaaccagattatgaagtcaaactttggtgttttacccaataacaaacacttttacgattgcatgaacgaaaaccacacaacataagagaaacacttatacactttaacaaacggtaaagagaatacttacaattatttttgaaattttgttatttcatggtttatgatcatctatacaaagaatcctcaatggtatgcattataattgtataagaaatgaaatacggcgaaaataatcgatgttttgaaactccaaaccctggttcctcggaatttcctcggtaaattccgaggaaattccgaggaaacctggttcctcggaatattttcatttaaccgggtaaaccaagccgccaaatatttcgcgaaaattgaattaatgatttccgaggaaattccgacggatatagtaaatatttccgaggaaattccgacggataatttCCGTCGGACCCctcattttattaggtcgagcccgaccttcttccccatttctctccgccgcaatctctctttctctagcGATTTCgtcgactcctctcttctccctTGCGATTTGCGGcgctttctctcttctccctcGCGATTTCCACCCTAATCCtcatgtatgaaccctatcccactcttttaggttagatttgtatggtttttaagtagatttgatgattttggaatgagatttatagattttgttagggtgaatggtagatttatagattttgttagggtgaatggtagatttGATTTgtatcacttgatttgaatttttttttttagtttttattaattttgtggttataaaaatcgaatttgtaattatatatatatattgaaaacgttttttgtatataaaatctattttttgcattttaaattcatttatatatttattaaacatttttaaaatctataaaacttttttaagattaaaaatcatatatataatatttaaaatcatttttttgtggttataaaacgttttatgtattttatataaaaaatataaatttctatatttattaaacatttttaatattatgaaaactattttttgtaattatttaacattttaaatatttttaaaactattttttgtaattattaactgtttttgtgatttatttaaactatttttttaatttttatactattttatatttattaaaactaattttgtatttataaaacatttttttattataaacactattttattattttttgtatttataaaaactattttgtatttataaaaagatgatttcatatttataaaaatatttatatttattaaaactaattttgtatttataaaacatttttttgatttataaacactattttattattttttgtatttataaaaactattttgtatttataaaaagatgatttcatatttataaaaatatttatatttattataactaattttgtatttataaaacatttttttatttataaaaactattttagtttttttgtatttataaaaactattttgtatttataaaaagatgatttcatatttataaaaatatttatatttattataactaattttgtatttataaaaatttttttttatttataaaaactattttattttttttgtattttaaatatattttctatttcaattttaattttatattttcgaatttcaatttaaaaaaataaatttatatttttttttttaattttggaaatattccgaggaagtgtatccctcgggatattccgacgacatcttcctcggaatattccgaggaaattccgacgaacatgtggtcctcggaatttcctcggaaatttgtttcctcggaattccgtcggaaatttccgaggaatttccgaggaaaaatgaaattccgaggagttatttccgaggactttttttcgtcggtatgtcgtcggaatagcgttattccgacgacataccgacgatattttccctcagtatgtcgctgttttcttgtagtgatttcttaattttttgaTAATAGATATTTCCTCGAGCAATTACTATAGAAAGAAAATGTTATCATTCAATGTTTTGTAACTGTACATATCAATGTTTTAGTAAGTGAAAAATGTCACTTTACAACAATCCATGCAAAACAATTATGATAAAATTTCTTAATAaagaaacaattataataattatgcATCGATCACGTAACGTACCATTGCATGGCAGTCCAGATGTTACAGATCCGCTCGTTTAAGGCGAGGTACTCTGTCTATTTCCAGGTTTCATACATAATTCGAGTTCATCTCTGCGTTACAAAGTCATTTAACATTTGCTAAAGTGATGCTACCAGTGGCGGAGgcaagaaaatattttgttgggggcataaatattaaatggacttaaatataatactattttctaaaaattttaagtgGGTTTACAGTTTAAACAAAGATATGGGGgcaacaaatttttttgaatGGGGGCATACAGATTAAAATTCAATAACTTAcactaattttcaaatttttgttggGTTCAGTGGCCCCCATCTTGATGCATGTGGCTCCGCCACTGGATGCTACGGCAAACCTCACTATGTCACGAGGTGGAAGACTAATAAAACTACTTCAAAAATTCCAAGATATAGATTAGAAAACGGTAAAAAGAAGGGATAAACAAGGTCGTCGAGACCGCGGATACTACCATCCATCTTCTTAGTGATTTCATCATTCTCTTGTTTCATTAAGCTTATGTATCataaatcttctttttttgtaagcTGATGCTTGGTTGATTATGAGGTATGTGTCAtcatactttttcaaattttatggtTAAAAAACTATACAATgtatgttattttgttttaaatttgaaagcttttttacaaaaaaaaaaataccacgTATAATATTAATAAGAAACGGACCGTTCGTCATGCATGCTGTTTGCCGACGTATATATCATCAAACATGTGACAATTATGGCTTCGACTGGTGACACGTAGTATTAGAGTTGAGTTACAATAAAATATACGATTTGATGTAAATTGCAGTAAAAACTATGTGGTAGAAACTGTAGATTAATGTGGTGAGTTCGCAGTAAAAATAtgagttattattttatcaatattatttgattggtaacatttttgatgtataagttgcagtatatattattttaaaatataaataatattttaataataaaatttgaaaaaacaaaatacataaatcaaaattaactaAGGATGTTGAAATTTTATgtacattaatttttaattaccaaacaatattaaaaaaataaaaattaatagaaaaatttaattgaatatttaattggaacttatacaaatattttatttacataactTTTTAATCACCAAAGAAAATTAACAACtaaaattatagatttttttaactaattaaaatgaaaatgtgattttagaaAAGCTTTTTTGGTATAATTTAGAGAAAAACTTTGGCTAACTAGTATATAACCATAATAAATTGTTAAGTATAttgtattaaataatataaactaaACGTAAAGGCTACGTGGTtatgtattataattttttgttaaattgttAATATTCAGAAGGTAGTGGGTAGTTAATTGAAAAACCcaaatttttcttttaactcAAATCTTAATACATGAGCTTTTTGTTGATGTAGATTTTAGATTTGAGTTATCATTTTTACAAAGGTTATAACTCAAAATTGTAACTCAATTATAGTCAATTATAACTCAAACACAACTTCAAAATCTTAAAACTAATTCAtgattggtaacatttttgatTTAGATGCTTAACTCAACTTAAATCAAGTGTACTACATGTTACCAATCAAAGCCTATATCTCAACTTGCAAATATCCCTCTTTAagctaaattatataatatgattattgATCGATGCAACTATATCTAAACAATAATTCTTTCATATTTAACATCACATAACGAATGAATAATCAACACCGTTGGAATAgagtcaaaataaaataaatgttttaggaTCAAGTGAGTGGGTGCACGCGATAtgttaaaagagaaaatggacGAGAAATTGGGAGAGAAGATTCACGTGTTGATAACGCACTTGCTAGAGGTGTGGGACACATGAGAACTGTGCACCATTTGTGTGTGTGGCCTAAAAGCAACAACCATTTCATTGTGAATCTTTGTCCGTTTAAAAGAAAAACCcctttatttaatttaattaattaaattttaatccgTTTCTTATcgtacctttttttttaatctgataTTTTCAAAGGatacaaaatttataccatGCCAGATTAATAATCAAACAATGTTTAAATTAGatgttataaaaataacaaatattcaCTCTGTTTTAAAGcgtataaaattaagtttttaattttattaaaaaaaactgtatAACCAATTATGTTAtaagtttttaataattaattttaatttatatctttaatactattttttcaaaaatgtacaTCTTAAACTTGTGCATTTAATCAAAACATCTTACAATTTGTAACAgaggaaaaaatatttaaattcgtTGTAGTACATGGTCACACACGTGAATGTCACTTTATACATACGGGAACAGCTAtctactttttaatttatttttgtttttattttcttgatgatCGATCGGTGCATGATACAAAGCTGGAGAAATAGGGTTGATGGATAACGAGCAAAATGTGTTATAATTTGGCTGTTGTCATTCCAGTAAGAAAACTTGTTTGGCGTAGATAATGAATATGCCAAAATATTCGTCAATTATCGAGATTACACagacataatttatatttttccaaTGCAGCAGGAGAGTAACATGTGACATTCTACTCTATAaattccaagaaaaaaaaaaaactggataACTGTTTTtcttgctcaaaaaaaaaaaatcattcccTAACACCAACCAATTAATAagatgttttcaaatttataaagtCAGAGCAAAACCTTTGAAGacagttgttcaaaaaaaaaagcaaagccTTTGAAGACAAATTATTACATAAGCTAAAATATGCACCATCTTCTAAAGATGATATAATCAAAAAGTGATTTTGACTATGCATTTGAAACCTTACTCGCTGACGAattaataaattcattattattcttcttagtttttttagtgaTCGAATTTCTTATGCGAAGTTATCCATGaccatcttttttttcttagcaTTCCAAATTGCACATCGCATTACAAAATATAAGGTTTTCGGGTTAACCTTTATACAGTACTAttggttacaaaataatttaactaatGCCAGACTGTGGTTTGTTGAacatagttatttattaaaatgataatGTGAAGTGATTACAGATGGGGCCTATACGTGTCGTCTGATTAAGGAGCACTAATTCAAGGAATGGGTCACGCTTCATTCACTACTTTGTCCTAATCTCTCCCATCTTTGAACCCTAACCTACAGACCAACTTCTCCTTTCCCTCATTTCcttgattatttaaaaaaaaaaaaattaaagagtaaaagttcatagtgtattatattaaattatttcttataaatataaataaattctaACAGAAATTAAACTTATAACATGTTAATAAAAAGACAACACAACGGTTTTAGCTACTATACTTAACTCTTCAGAGGTTAAACTTAATAATTTCCATAATCATTGCTTAAAACTTGTAGGAATGCTAATTTGGATTGGATCATTGAGATTTGATTAGTCAATCAGTGACAAACGGCTCGTAGCATCTGATTGGCCGTCTCGAGCCAGGCTTCTAAGGATCAATTATAGTAACTTTTTTATACCTTTATATACATTGTATATGTTTTAATActtgtatatgtatattatccTTTTCAACTAATTATGAAACTTTTTTGTTAATGACTTTTCTATCTTTCTCGCAGAAAAAGGGTGATAATCACATTTAAAGCTAGACAAAACACACAACACGAACTTTAAAACGGTCCAGCCATATAAAAGCACCTTACCTTACCTACCTTCATCTTTAATCACATCTATTACCGTCTACAGAAAATTGCaatttgtttaattgttttggGGAAAATATAAGGGCTTATTtgccaaataaaaaaataggaaatTAAATTTTGAGAGATAGAACAGAGAGAAATAGGAAGAGaaagtaagagagagagaggaggggGAGGggttttagttagttaatttgtGATCTTTTGTGTACATATGACCTAATTTCCCAAGCTTGGTGTTTTATTGGTAGTGAGATTCAAACCATATATAATATAGCAACAATTTTATAAAGAAGATTTTTGGAATACAATAACAActctgaaaaaaaaagacaagcaaaaccCATTAACAATTTAATACATGCACATAACGATAGCCGCCCATGTACGTcaatttcatttaatatatatcatggGATCAATTAAAACAttatcttaaaattttcaaattaatcaCATGGCTCCACCATATAAGATAACTTCACCTAACAAGTCAATTAGCGATAACATACTTGATCATCTATAAGTATAATCAGtcaacatttttataaaatatatcaaaacatatGCCAAGTGtaagccctttctcaaaaaaaaaaaatgccaagTGTCGAGACAGCATTAAAACGTCTGTGCTGAACATTTTGGATCCTATTTGTGTCCCAATACATAATATAGACATTTTCAACGactagttaatatttttattttcaaaattcgtcAGCTTAagaaaaacacttataaactaGCAATTTGatgtatattaaaatgtttctttttagttatgtttcaaattttcatttaaccggggtTTATCAATTTTCCCATGCATGTCTTATACTTGTCGGCTTATGCTATAAAAAAAATCGTTGCTAGAAATTTGAGtggcaattttttttaattttttttaaattgtgtatccTATGGTTTCTTATAACTAGTTATAAACATAAAATCCTACTTACAAATGAAAATGTTtacaagtttcaaaaaaaatacgTAAATGTTTACGtgatgtaatttttaaaatgaaaaaaatcctGTAACTGTAAAAGTTTATTAGTATTTCTTTTGGTTAGACAaggtaaataatatttttgcaTAATCTAACTGTTTGCTAACTGAATTTAGAAAATTTCTCTTTCTCGAAGAAGGTATACTATTTCTGTCTAAACATCACTTTAAGAAGATAATTACTTTAATCGTTTTCATTGGCTGCAAAAGAACAccaattattgtattttaaattatcaatcaACTCAATGGTTATTAAAACGGAATACACTAGTTTATCAAGCTAACTCTGGTAGATGGGTCATGCATCAACAATAAATTAATTGTATCTAATGACGCTGACTCTGTCTAGTGGTGCTTGATTAAGCGGTTTTCTTTAGTCACTGCTTCCTTGCTTCCAACACAATCATTCAATTTATTTTCTCGTGCGTATAATCAACTTGGAGAAGTGCGACATTAGTAAAAAGCaacatttaaataataatgtatatatCTCTTATAATATGAATTTCCTACTCTGGCCattatgttttatttcaaaCTGGTATTTGGTAATTTGGAACACTGAACTTGAATTCGCATCCAAACTATAGACCATACAACGACTATGATTACTTGTCGACGTTATCATATATTTAAGGATTTAGAACGCAAGATTCCTTGAGAGCGTATCGCTTTATCCACGGTTAATAAACACTACTTTTACTCAATCA
The sequence above is a segment of the Brassica napus cultivar Da-Ae unplaced genomic scaffold, Da-Ae ScsIHWf_1388;HRSCAF=1968, whole genome shotgun sequence genome. Coding sequences within it:
- the LOC106382764 gene encoding ferritin-3, chloroplastic isoform X2, with product MYSLECEAAVNEQVFQGLKCGRKRPRKMLMDQQEKRGGRVQLKPMVMPQSKFDYADKGDVVYAMELALSLEKLVNAKLLYVFFKDGFLI
- the LOC106382764 gene encoding ferritin-3, chloroplastic isoform X1, with translation MSRSIKLLFNLFCVVFQGLKCGRKRPRKMLMDQQEKRGGRVQLKPMVMPQSKFDYADKGDVVYAMELALSLEKLVNAKLLYVFFKDGFLI